A window of the Radiobacillus deserti genome harbors these coding sequences:
- a CDS encoding LTA synthase family protein produces the protein MMKKIIHLPIYILASILFGFKTLLVYSLVFDMSIDNPMQAILFVLNPFISAFLFFGLSIWFKGIYQKLFVSIGALLGTIIIWANTMFYRDFTDFITIPVMFQANNAGDVTNSIFSLLHPSDPLLLIDVILIMIISFKRDTITYVPKKKRSILALSVVMLVANLLLAEVGRPNLYTNVFDREDFVKNIGLFNYHVYDIAQQAFSTSQRAFADESKISEISDYVNQNVKSKDQSELFGIAKDRNLIFISLESIQSFVINNTVNGEEITPFLNDLVGESYYFENFYHQVAQGKTSDSEFLVENSLYPLPSGAVFFVRGQNEYNAMPEILNQQGYYSSVFHANNKSFWNRNIMYDALGYKKFFDETAYQITEENSVGWGLKDKSFFTQSIKYLQELPKPFYTKFITLTNHHPYELGEEDASIEPYDSESTTLNHYFQTVRYTDEAIEQFFEQLKQSGLYDNSVIVLMGDHYGISEYENKALGQYLGKEITAYDHLQLQRVPFFIHIPGEEGKVMSELAGQIDVKPTLLHLLGIDTSNDIGFGTDLFADDRKEFITFRDGSFISDDYAYTKETCYDRDSKSPLEDNTACEPIKEKVMQELNYSDEIVYGDLFRFYDFE, from the coding sequence ATGATGAAAAAAATCATCCACTTACCTATATATATCCTTGCTAGTATTCTCTTCGGATTTAAAACGCTCCTCGTTTATTCGTTGGTATTTGATATGTCGATAGATAATCCGATGCAAGCCATTCTATTTGTCCTTAATCCATTTATTTCAGCGTTTTTATTTTTTGGATTAAGTATTTGGTTTAAAGGGATTTATCAAAAACTTTTCGTTAGTATTGGAGCACTATTAGGCACAATCATAATTTGGGCCAATACGATGTTTTATCGAGATTTCACGGATTTCATTACAATTCCAGTAATGTTCCAAGCTAATAACGCAGGAGATGTAACAAATAGCATATTTAGCTTGCTTCACCCATCAGATCCATTATTACTAATTGACGTTATCCTTATCATGATCATCAGTTTTAAACGAGATACAATAACCTATGTCCCAAAGAAAAAAAGATCTATTTTAGCTTTATCTGTTGTCATGCTCGTTGCTAACTTATTACTGGCAGAAGTAGGACGACCGAACTTATATACGAATGTGTTTGATCGAGAAGACTTTGTTAAAAATATTGGTCTGTTTAATTACCATGTGTATGATATTGCACAACAAGCTTTCTCTACTTCTCAAAGAGCTTTTGCAGATGAAAGCAAAATCTCAGAAATCAGTGACTATGTAAATCAAAACGTGAAAAGTAAGGATCAATCGGAGCTTTTTGGAATTGCGAAGGATCGTAACCTTATTTTTATTTCATTAGAATCGATACAAAGCTTCGTGATTAACAATACAGTGAACGGCGAAGAAATCACACCGTTTTTGAATGACTTGGTTGGCGAAAGCTATTATTTCGAAAACTTTTATCATCAAGTGGCACAAGGGAAAACATCTGATTCGGAATTCCTTGTAGAAAACTCGTTATATCCTCTACCGAGCGGCGCTGTTTTCTTTGTTCGAGGACAAAATGAATATAACGCAATGCCAGAAATCTTAAATCAACAAGGGTATTATTCTTCCGTCTTCCATGCGAATAATAAAAGCTTTTGGAATCGGAACATTATGTACGATGCATTAGGCTATAAGAAATTTTTTGATGAAACGGCCTATCAGATTACGGAAGAAAATTCTGTAGGATGGGGATTAAAGGATAAGTCATTTTTCACACAGTCCATCAAATACTTACAAGAGCTACCTAAACCGTTCTATACAAAGTTCATTACACTAACGAATCATCATCCTTACGAATTAGGAGAAGAGGATGCATCGATTGAACCGTATGACTCAGAGTCTACGACACTTAATCATTATTTCCAAACCGTCCGCTATACGGACGAAGCTATCGAACAGTTCTTTGAGCAATTAAAACAATCCGGACTATACGATAATTCGGTTATTGTTTTAATGGGAGATCATTACGGAATTAGTGAATATGAAAATAAAGCACTCGGTCAATATTTAGGAAAAGAGATTACCGCTTATGATCATTTGCAGTTACAGCGTGTCCCATTCTTCATTCACATTCCTGGCGAAGAAGGCAAAGTTATGTCAGAACTTGCTGGTCAAATTGATGTCAAACCTACTCTCTTGCATCTACTCGGTATAGATACTTCTAATGACATTGGATTTGGTACGGATTTGTTTGCGGATGATCGAAAAGAATTTATCACTTTCCGGGATGGTAGCTTTATAAGTGATGACTACGCATATACGAAAGAAACGTGCTATGATAGAGATTCAAAAAGCCCTCTAGAAGACAATACGGCATGTGAACCGATAAAAGAAAAGGTCATGCAAGAATTGAATTATTCAGATGAGATTGTTTATGGGGATTTGTTCCGGTTTTATGATTTTGAATGA
- a CDS encoding MFS transporter produces MKLSTFQIYYTIFVFIALAAFEHIIIGLFPPLFPYIAEDLSINVGNLGFISGMNILVTAISSIYWGYLSGKHKRKRLIIIGTLIWVGSIFLTAISRSFVELLFYQILTGIGLGCMASIGFSVLTDYIPYRKRGLILSLWGMAQGLGGIVGSMMASLTTTSSGWRWSFELVGMIGLALIFLYVFITEPNRGASDPELNEMESSNQTYDYVIEAKHLKAILLKGSNVYLYFQALFMNIATGSLIWIPTLYTYKIIQQGYDMDTAVIASGFLYAIFQIGGMASVYLGHLGDRVQRKSFKGRAYITAFFVFFTLPLYICFFAIPMTNLSLPNDGSAVDIVVSLIQQIFLNPWVALLFLLSFVASAFQSANTPNWLALITDVNLPEHRGTAFSIANLFNSIGRTIGNVAVGIILGIIGTQFTEPHNYIITLCVLQLFLIPSAICYVKMANNNVTDIKHVKRTLTKRGNK; encoded by the coding sequence GTGAAACTTTCTACCTTCCAAATATACTATACCATATTTGTTTTTATTGCTCTTGCTGCTTTTGAACATATCATAATTGGACTTTTCCCTCCACTATTTCCATACATTGCTGAAGATCTATCTATTAATGTAGGAAATCTTGGGTTTATCTCCGGGATGAATATATTAGTAACAGCAATTTCTTCTATTTATTGGGGGTACCTGTCCGGCAAACATAAGCGAAAGAGATTAATCATTATTGGAACCCTAATTTGGGTAGGTTCCATTTTCTTAACTGCAATTAGTCGTAGCTTTGTAGAATTACTTTTCTATCAGATTTTAACCGGAATTGGTCTTGGTTGTATGGCTTCCATTGGGTTCAGCGTTCTAACGGATTACATCCCTTATCGAAAACGCGGACTCATTCTAAGCTTATGGGGAATGGCTCAAGGCCTTGGCGGAATTGTTGGTTCTATGATGGCTTCCTTAACAACGACTAGTTCCGGCTGGAGATGGTCCTTTGAATTAGTTGGTATGATTGGGTTAGCTCTCATCTTTTTATATGTGTTTATTACAGAGCCAAACCGTGGTGCTTCTGATCCAGAATTAAACGAAATGGAGAGTAGTAATCAGACATATGACTATGTCATTGAAGCAAAACACTTAAAAGCAATTCTGTTAAAAGGCAGTAATGTGTATTTGTACTTCCAAGCTCTCTTTATGAATATCGCAACAGGGAGCCTTATTTGGATTCCGACCTTATATACCTATAAAATCATTCAACAAGGGTATGACATGGATACAGCCGTTATTGCGTCCGGATTTTTGTATGCTATTTTTCAAATTGGTGGAATGGCGTCTGTCTATTTAGGACATCTTGGGGATCGCGTTCAAAGAAAAAGCTTCAAAGGCAGAGCTTATATAACAGCTTTCTTTGTTTTCTTTACTTTGCCTTTATACATTTGCTTTTTTGCTATTCCAATGACCAATCTATCCTTACCAAATGACGGGAGCGCTGTGGACATTGTAGTCAGCCTTATCCAACAAATCTTTTTAAACCCATGGGTTGCTTTGTTATTTTTATTATCTTTTGTTGCCTCTGCATTTCAATCAGCAAATACTCCGAATTGGCTGGCACTAATAACAGATGTGAACCTTCCTGAGCATAGAGGAACAGCATTTAGTATTGCTAATCTTTTCAATAGTATCGGAAGAACCATAGGGAATGTAGCTGTTGGGATTATTTTAGGGATTATTGGAACACAGTTTACGGAGCCGCATAACTATATAATTACCTTATGCGTCTTACAACTTTTCTTAATTCCTTCTGCCATTTGCTATGTGAAAATGGCTAACAATAATGTAACAGATATCAAGCACGTTAAACGTACATTAACGAAGCGTGGAAACAAATAA
- a CDS encoding MGDG synthase family glycosyltransferase: protein MQKKILVISSDNTGHGHKSITEAICEKVHIDDNVLVEVVDGFSLGGKLLFGIGKSYGPITRYSEGLWKFIWNMSALKAPLVNKLIEKLIQKNFLKLIDKVQPDLILSVHPNFNGSVLNILEKHKIQIPFYTLIADLVNIYPLWADPRVD, encoded by the coding sequence ATGCAGAAAAAGATACTCGTTATATCTTCTGACAATACTGGACATGGACATAAGAGTATTACAGAAGCAATCTGTGAAAAAGTACATATAGATGATAATGTTTTAGTAGAGGTAGTGGACGGATTCTCTCTTGGTGGAAAATTGCTATTTGGAATTGGGAAGTCGTATGGCCCTATTACAAGATATTCTGAAGGTTTGTGGAAATTCATTTGGAATATGTCTGCTTTAAAAGCGCCATTGGTAAATAAACTAATCGAGAAATTAATTCAAAAAAACTTTTTAAAGTTAATAGATAAGGTTCAACCAGATTTAATCTTGTCTGTCCATCCTAACTTTAATGGTTCTGTATTGAACATTTTAGAAAAACATAAAATACAGATTCCATTTTATACGCTTATCGCAGACCTAGTAAACATCTATCCGCTCTGGGCAGATCCTAGAGTGGATTAA
- a CDS encoding glycosyltransferase, translated as MNTIAEHLLDNFDCKVKIIAGRNQKLKAKLEESLIGKYGDKVQIYGFTNKIHELMLEADIAFTRGSPNVMYEAVAANTPLVITGALPGQEEDNPLFAERANLGVICRDVHDISSIIGELLANNYEKLNMIKQSQREFINGDAAEDILTFLLHTRVSDKKEEVDLKVVNSFN; from the coding sequence ATGAATACGATTGCCGAACATTTGCTAGATAACTTTGATTGTAAAGTCAAAATTATCGCTGGTAGAAATCAAAAACTAAAAGCGAAGCTTGAAGAATCTTTGATAGGTAAATATGGGGATAAAGTTCAGATTTACGGGTTTACGAATAAAATTCATGAACTGATGCTAGAAGCCGATATTGCCTTTACAAGAGGTAGCCCGAATGTTATGTATGAAGCTGTTGCAGCTAACACACCATTAGTGATAACTGGTGCTTTACCTGGCCAGGAAGAAGACAACCCCTTATTTGCTGAAAGGGCAAACCTAGGAGTCATTTGTAGAGATGTACATGATATTAGTTCCATCATTGGGGAACTATTGGCTAATAATTATGAGAAATTAAACATGATTAAGCAATCTCAGCGTGAATTTATTAATGGGGATGCAGCAGAAGATATACTAACATTCCTTCTTCATACTCGAGTGAGTGATAAGAAAGAAGAAGTGGACTTGAAAGTCGTTAATTCCTTTAATTAA
- a CDS encoding sensor histidine kinase: MIHQVWVNRLDNAIKHIANNGTLKIRLCKVGRDAIFRLEDSGSGMSDETMAHMFDKFYQGDTSHSMAGNGLGLTLVHKIIDLCGGNIEVQIELGRGSIFTIKLPLTNK; this comes from the coding sequence TTGATTCATCAAGTATGGGTCAACCGTTTAGACAATGCAATCAAACACATAGCTAACAACGGCACACTAAAGATTCGACTATGCAAAGTAGGCCGAGATGCGATTTTTCGACTTGAAGATAGCGGTTCTGGTATGAGCGACGAGACAATGGCTCATATGTTTGACAAGTTTTATCAAGGAGACACTTCCCATTCAATGGCTGGTAATGGTCTAGGACTAACTTTAGTCCATAAAATCATCGACCTCTGTGGAGGTAACATTGAGGTTCAAATTGAGCTTGGAAGAGGCAGTATCTTTACTATAAAGCTACCATTGACTAATAAATAA
- a CDS encoding dimethylarginine dimethylaminohydrolase family protein: MDINHITSCHSEYDVLKRVILCQPQYMTIRDVINETQKKFKDEGIHIQRALEQHQAFVSELNKHGIETILLPYHKKYPEQVFTRDIGFSLGHIMFVASMANQLRRGEENVLKLWLEDEGLSYYNIIGEDIEGGDVIIDQDTIYIGLSNRTNKDAVEHVKRVLGDKYDVKAIPFTEKYLHLDCVFNVLSPEVAIIYPEALTQEDIELFSSRYELIEVTEEEQFTLGTNVLSIGNKKVISLPGNQKVNQNMREKGFEVIEVEYSEIIKSGGSFRCSTMPILREVGQG, encoded by the coding sequence ATGGATATTAACCACATAACAAGCTGTCATAGTGAATACGACGTATTAAAAAGAGTTATATTATGCCAACCACAATACATGACCATTCGTGATGTAATCAATGAAACACAAAAGAAATTTAAAGACGAAGGAATACATATACAACGAGCATTAGAGCAACACCAGGCATTTGTAAGTGAATTAAACAAACATGGGATAGAAACCATCTTACTCCCTTATCACAAGAAATACCCCGAGCAAGTCTTCACTAGAGATATTGGATTTTCCCTCGGACATATCATGTTTGTAGCGAGTATGGCAAACCAACTCCGTAGGGGAGAAGAGAATGTATTGAAATTATGGTTAGAGGATGAAGGATTATCTTATTACAACATTATTGGTGAAGACATTGAAGGTGGCGACGTCATTATTGATCAAGATACGATTTATATCGGTTTAAGTAATCGCACAAATAAAGACGCAGTAGAACATGTGAAAAGGGTGTTAGGGGATAAATATGACGTCAAAGCGATTCCGTTCACAGAAAAATATTTGCATTTAGACTGTGTATTTAATGTATTGTCACCGGAGGTTGCGATCATTTATCCAGAAGCACTTACACAGGAAGATATAGAACTTTTCTCTTCTAGATACGAGCTAATTGAAGTAACGGAGGAGGAGCAGTTTACATTAGGTACGAATGTATTAAGTATTGGAAATAAAAAAGTAATTAGTCTACCTGGGAATCAAAAAGTCAATCAAAACATGCGTGAAAAGGGATTTGAAGTGATTGAGGTGGAGTATTCGGAGATTATCAAGTCCGGTGGATCATTCAGATGCTCTACGATGCCAATATTACGTGAAGTAGGACAAGGATAA